The DNA sequence TTCTCCTTTATGTCAACGTCCACAATGAACTCATCCGATTCCTCCCACTCTAGCTCCTCTCCCTCCGTCTGATCTTCCTCTGCTTCTGGCTCCTCTACCTTCACCTTGTTCTCCTTTATTTCAATGTCCACAATGAACTCATCTGATTCCTCCCTCTCTAGCTCCTCTCCCTCCGTCTGATCTTCCTCTGCTTCTGGCTCCTCTACCTTCACCTTGTTCTCCTTTATCTCAATGTCCACAATGAACTCATCCAATTCCTCCCACTCTAGCTCCTCTCCCTCCGTCTGATCTTCCTCTGCTTCTGGCTCCTCTACCATCACCTTGTTCTCCTTTATGTCAATGTTCACAATGAACTCATCCAATTCCTCCTTCTCTAGCTCCTCTCCCTCCGTCTGATCTTCCTCCGCTTCTGGCTCCTCTATCTTCACCTCTGCCATCTTGTTTCCTGTCTCTGCATTCTTCAGCACTCTCTCTTCTTGCTCATTTTCTTTTCCCCTTCCCTGGCTTGTAAAAGACTCCAACGATGCATCTGCTTCACCTTCACATACCCCGCATTCTGCCAAAGGGAATAAATCATTAGTATCCAATTAGGCATCAGCATAATATGAGCAGTTAAAAACAGCAAAATTACATCTGGCATTAGAATGAAGTGTATGGGTCTACATTCCACGTTAGCTTTTGAATTCCCAGAGgaatttcaacaaaacttgttacatacATCTTTAATGCCAAGATACTATTAATGCAGGAGTAAGACACCCCTAGTACCACTGTGGGTGTGATGGGGGTCTCAATGTGGCTCTATGATAAAAATTGGTAATGGAATATTGTAGAGCTGAAGTCATTGGGATTGTTACATTGATTGGTTACAGTCATGATGATGTTTAATCCCTCGAGGTGGACACTGTGGTAGAAAGCAGTAACATGTAATTGCTGGTGGACCCAGCAATGCTTTGCAATAGCTGAATATGTTTTGGAACTGGATATACATCCTacactccttcccccctcccccctgaccacctccacctccccctctctttgtctgttactcccccctctctctgtgcatcacctcttccccctctctcctgtctttgatacagttctccacagtcatttaatgaacaaagtaagagcatatggattatcagactatttgtgtgattggattgaagagttcctagataacatagtgcagcatgtcattctcaatggagagaagtcttccaaagtaagagtgatttcaggtgtgcctcaggggagtgtcgtaggaccattactattcacaatatacataaatgaccttgtggataatatcaggagttcactgaggctttctgcggatgatactgcggtatatcaagaggttgtaacaatggaaaattgtactgaaatgcagaaggatctgcaacaaattgacgcatggtgcaaggaatggcaattgaatctagataagtgtaatgtgctgtgaatacatagaaagaaagatcctttatcgtttagctacaatatagcaggtcagcaactggaagcagttatttctgTGAATTATCtaggagtagacattaggagtgatttaaaatggaatgatcatataaagttggttgtCAGTAaaacggatgccagactgagattcattggaagaatcctaaggaaatgcaggatcatttagtaattgcgaaagcgttatggagatgatagataaactccagtggaagactctggaggagagacgctcagtagcctggtatgggcttttgttgaagttttgagaacataccttctctgaggagtcaagcagtatattgctccctcctatgtatatctcacaaagagaccatgaggataaaattagagagattagagcccacacagaggcataccgtcaatctttctttccacgaacaataagagactggaatagaagggagaaccgataaaggtactcaaagtaccctccgccacacactgtcaggtggcttgcggagtatggatgtagatgtagatgtagatgtcccccATCCTTCTGTCCTCCTACACCTGTATCTGATCTTGGACCTTGTttattgttgctgcaaatgaaatttTCATTGGGAATTTAAGTCAATTAAATTGAACATGTAAATCACTTAGAATAATTTGCATATGGGGTAAAAGAGATTCTTGTCCAGAATAGTAGCTTCAACAACAGTATTTTGCATAGTTTAATAAGATCACAAAGTTTTGGATGATTCAGATTCCCTAGTAGTACTCTAATCATAAACCAAAAAACCACaagtacaactttcctgttttctgtaataCTGATGGCAGGGAAGAAAACAATACAGCACATTTTTTGTCTTAGTGTTTGAAAATATATATAAGGGGAAAGAATAATATGAGtggaacaatttgtctaatggtttacatgCCCTCCTGTCATAGCTGGAACTGAaggtgacaaagaaattgaagatgcACATTTTGAAACCACAGGACAAAAGTTTTTTTCC is a window from the Schistocerca americana isolate TAMUIC-IGC-003095 chromosome X, iqSchAmer2.1, whole genome shotgun sequence genome containing:
- the LOC124556031 gene encoding probable serine/threonine-protein kinase kinX, with amino-acid sequence MEVHGAAQNLTPNSWLDSGDSKQPQGGGGWNRVCCLGWAGRQECGVCEGEADASLESFTSQGRGKENEQEERVLKNAETGNKMAEVKIEEPEAEEDQTEGEELEKEELDEFIVNIDIKENKVMVEEPEAEEDQTEGEELEWEELDEFIVDIEIKENKVKVEEPEAEEDQTEGEELEREESDEFIVDIEIKENKVKVEEPEAEEDQTEGEELEWEESDEFIVDVDIKENKVKVEEPEAEEDQTEGEELEREESDEFIMDIEIKENKVKVEEPEAEEDQTEGEELEREESDELIVDIEIQENKVTEKRVSFKTSYSGTKQNGSELR